The Antarcticibacterium sp. 1MA-6-2 genome has a window encoding:
- a CDS encoding DUF3800 domain-containing protein, producing MDFNIYSDESGLEALIDKTAHKYVGIGSIWMPADYRATFKEEFKRILANHNKYGELKWQKVSPSYFDLYLDVLEMFFNLDLLRFRIIVIESKSVDHITYNKNDAELGFYKFYYQLFHHWIYDFNNYSFFLDHKENREVDRLSVLRESLMLSNLSSKILNVQALPSNESLGIQLADILTGLVLAKYNNQITSKAKTKMISACESHLGRIIGPTGKWEEKFNVFKIDLRGGW from the coding sequence ATGGACTTTAATATATATAGTGATGAAAGTGGTTTAGAAGCTTTAATCGATAAAACGGCACACAAATATGTCGGCATAGGAAGTATTTGGATGCCTGCTGATTACAGAGCCACTTTTAAGGAAGAATTTAAAAGAATACTTGCGAATCACAACAAATACGGAGAGCTAAAATGGCAAAAAGTTTCTCCAAGTTACTTCGATCTATACCTTGACGTTCTGGAAATGTTTTTCAATCTCGATCTTTTAAGATTTAGGATCATCGTAATTGAATCTAAAAGTGTTGACCATATTACCTACAACAAAAACGACGCTGAATTAGGCTTCTACAAGTTTTACTACCAGTTATTTCATCACTGGATATATGACTTTAATAATTACAGTTTTTTTCTTGATCATAAGGAAAATCGGGAAGTAGATAGACTTTCTGTACTTCGGGAGTCTTTAATGCTCTCTAATTTGTCTTCTAAGATATTAAATGTTCAAGCCCTTCCTTCTAATGAAAGCCTGGGAATCCAATTGGCAGATATTCTTACAGGTTTAGTGCTGGCTAAATATAATAATCAAATTACCAGTAAAGCCAAAACAAAAATGATTTCCGCTTGTGAAAGCCATTTAGGTCGAATAATTGGTCCCACTGGAAAATGGGAAGAAAAATTTAATGTGTTTAAAATTGATCTAAGGGGTGGGTGGTAA
- a CDS encoding restriction endonuclease subunit S, with protein sequence MKIKHMMESISTSGNLEVRSGYKRTRLGWIPKNWLVQSLGEILDFKNGVNAEKESYGKGKKFINVMEVIKYNVITDSNIPGMVILSDSAFRQNQVKSGDILFNRTSETNDEIGITALYLGDEDVVFGGFVIRGRPKNAVLTNDFKKYGFSTSIVRKQIISKGQGAVRTNIGQKDLEKVYLAIPSKNEQQKIATVLSTWDKAIENLDLAH encoded by the coding sequence TTGAAGATTAAGCATATGATGGAAAGTATTTCAACTTCAGGGAATCTGGAAGTTAGATCTGGTTACAAAAGAACCAGACTTGGTTGGATCCCAAAGAATTGGCTAGTTCAATCCCTAGGAGAAATTTTGGATTTTAAGAATGGCGTGAATGCCGAGAAAGAAAGTTATGGCAAAGGAAAAAAGTTCATTAATGTGATGGAAGTCATTAAATACAATGTCATTACAGATTCGAACATTCCTGGAATGGTCATTTTATCCGATTCCGCTTTTCGTCAAAATCAAGTGAAATCTGGAGACATTCTCTTTAATAGAACATCTGAAACTAATGATGAAATAGGAATAACAGCATTGTATCTGGGGGATGAAGACGTTGTTTTTGGAGGCTTCGTAATTCGGGGTCGACCTAAAAATGCAGTGTTAACAAATGACTTTAAGAAGTATGGGTTTTCAACATCAATAGTACGAAAACAAATTATCTCTAAAGGACAGGGTGCTGTTAGGACGAATATCGGCCAAAAAGATCTAGAAAAGGTTTATTTGGCAATTCCTAGTAAGAATGAACAACAAAAAATTGCTACTGTTCTTTCGACCTGGGACAAGGCTATAGAAAATTTGGACTTAGCTCATTGA
- a CDS encoding Fic family protein: protein MKVTNLIEQIEGLKQQIDVHGKLPEEVLKKVNYKFRLDWNYYSNRMEGGTLTRDETRSVMIGNVSVEGKPLKDVLEMNGHDEVVREILNIGSGKSRLSEKRIIEVHKAIIKEDNDPDKKRQIGNWKEQPNEIINYKGEKINFTSPEEVQEEMHRLLNRTNADLDAFFNKKKDAKHPLFIASDFHVDYVSIHPFFDGNGRTARIFTNLILISCGYPPVVIKDEEKEGYYKTLADIQAYGGDREFFYDLMGKVLLRSTRLVLDAIEGKDLEEPGDLEKRLQLLKQLAEAEDEETIKLTNRQIKSKEVLYEIIAPVSKSLLKPFRKVAPLFSENYFKISINSKGGMLQPQEDLEDFLISHFSSQSIFDGSDLNEYKLELGHQYFKKGGVNAFHVWWEAIIRFESTRFEVYINRSNQPAYKKLYHQIVSTEEVNSIAEGYLKYILDEIDRNLEQINSIED, encoded by the coding sequence ATGAAAGTCACAAATTTGATAGAGCAAATCGAAGGGTTAAAACAGCAAATCGATGTTCACGGGAAATTACCTGAAGAGGTGCTGAAAAAAGTCAACTACAAATTTCGCCTTGACTGGAATTACTACAGCAACAGGATGGAAGGCGGCACCCTTACCCGCGATGAAACCCGCAGCGTAATGATTGGTAATGTCTCTGTGGAAGGAAAACCTCTGAAGGATGTTCTAGAGATGAATGGACACGATGAAGTAGTGCGGGAAATTTTGAATATTGGAAGTGGAAAAAGTCGTTTATCCGAAAAAAGAATAATAGAAGTCCATAAAGCTATTATAAAGGAAGATAATGATCCTGACAAAAAACGACAGATTGGGAACTGGAAGGAACAGCCAAACGAGATCATCAATTACAAAGGAGAAAAGATCAATTTTACCTCTCCCGAAGAGGTGCAGGAGGAAATGCACAGATTATTGAATAGGACGAATGCTGACCTTGACGCTTTTTTCAACAAGAAAAAAGATGCTAAACATCCTTTATTCATTGCCTCAGATTTTCACGTGGATTATGTAAGCATTCACCCCTTCTTCGACGGCAACGGTCGAACTGCCAGAATTTTCACTAATCTTATTTTGATTTCCTGCGGTTATCCTCCTGTGGTTATCAAGGACGAAGAAAAGGAAGGTTATTATAAAACTCTTGCAGATATCCAGGCTTATGGTGGCGACAGAGAATTTTTCTATGATCTGATGGGGAAGGTACTTTTACGTTCCACAAGGTTAGTATTAGATGCCATTGAAGGAAAGGATCTGGAAGAACCGGGTGATTTGGAAAAGAGACTTCAGCTATTAAAACAGTTGGCTGAAGCAGAAGATGAAGAAACCATAAAACTTACCAATAGACAAATAAAGTCAAAGGAGGTCTTATACGAAATCATTGCACCTGTCTCGAAATCTCTTTTAAAGCCATTTCGAAAAGTAGCGCCTCTTTTTTCTGAAAATTATTTTAAAATTTCAATCAATTCTAAAGGTGGAATGCTCCAACCACAGGAAGATTTAGAAGACTTTTTAATTTCTCATTTTTCTTCGCAGAGCATTTTTGATGGATCTGATCTAAACGAATACAAATTAGAACTCGGACATCAATATTTTAAAAAAGGTGGAGTAAATGCCTTTCATGTTTGGTGGGAAGCAATAATAAGATTTGAAAGCACAAGATTTGAGGTGTACATTAATAGAAGTAATCAACCCGCTTACAAAAAGCTATACCACCAGATAGTAAGTACAGAGGAAGTCAATTCCATAGCAGAGGGCTATCTTAAATATATTCTGGATGAAATCGACCGAAACCTAGAACAAATAAACAGCATTGAAGATTAA